One genomic segment of Rubripirellula amarantea includes these proteins:
- a CDS encoding DOMON domain-containing protein → MSDPTSTPAAKKTTFIDPTFLFRFEIDLKKQKLDWSTKGLKLPETCRLPSFGGLAGRPVFADVRMAWSEQGIGVHLNVNGKRQLPWCRDSRPEDSDGFHLWIDTRCSPNIHRATQYCHRFLWMPSGGGPQRERPVSALVPINRARNFPKPISNSAIKVVAFPRHDGYELSGIVPSEALTGYEPKQQPRISLYYAVIDRELGWQTLSLGPEYPVMEDPSLWGEARLV, encoded by the coding sequence TTGAGCGACCCCACCAGCACGCCTGCTGCCAAGAAAACAACGTTCATCGACCCAACGTTTCTGTTTCGGTTTGAAATCGACTTGAAGAAGCAGAAACTCGATTGGTCGACCAAGGGGTTAAAACTGCCCGAAACTTGTCGGTTACCATCGTTCGGTGGTCTGGCGGGGCGGCCCGTTTTCGCGGACGTGCGAATGGCGTGGTCCGAGCAAGGCATTGGTGTGCACCTTAACGTCAACGGTAAACGCCAATTGCCGTGGTGCCGCGATTCAAGGCCCGAGGACAGTGACGGGTTTCACTTGTGGATCGACACGCGTTGCAGTCCCAATATTCACCGAGCGACGCAGTATTGTCACCGGTTTCTTTGGATGCCATCAGGCGGCGGACCACAACGAGAACGCCCCGTCTCGGCACTGGTTCCAATCAACCGTGCTCGAAACTTTCCCAAGCCGATTTCAAATTCGGCCATCAAGGTCGTCGCGTTCCCACGTCACGATGGATATGAACTCTCTGGAATTGTTCCCAGCGAGGCATTGACTGGGTACGAACCCAAGCAGCAACCCAGAATCAGTCTGTACTACGCGGTGATTGATCGCGAACTCGGCTGGCAAACGCTGTCGCTTGGGCCAGAGTACCCCGTCATGGAAGACCCCAGTTTATGGGGCGAAGCGAGATTGGTTTAG
- the rpmA gene encoding 50S ribosomal protein L27 — translation MAHKKGQGSSRNGRDSNAQRRGVKKFGGEAVVAGNILVRQVGTKFHPGRGVGQGNDYTLFALIDGKVMFDRKGRRINVVA, via the coding sequence ATGGCACATAAGAAGGGACAGGGATCGAGCCGAAACGGTCGCGATTCCAATGCACAACGTCGCGGCGTTAAGAAGTTTGGTGGCGAAGCTGTAGTCGCCGGTAACATCCTCGTTCGTCAGGTTGGCACCAAGTTCCACCCTGGACGCGGTGTTGGCCAAGGCAACGATTACACCCTGTTCGCGTTGATCGACGGTAAGGTCATGTTTGACCGCAAGGGACGACGTATCAACGTGGTTGCGTAG